A stretch of the Corylus avellana chromosome ca6, CavTom2PMs-1.0 genome encodes the following:
- the LOC132184661 gene encoding cytochrome P450 81Q32-like, translated as MEIPFYHYILVFLFLYFLTKHLVQKSRRLPPSPALSLPIIGHLYLFKKPLHRTLAKLANQYGPVLFMRLGSRPAIIVSSPTLAEECFTKNDIVFANRPRLLAGKHLGYNYTTLAWAPYGHHWRNLRRIASLELLSSNRLQMFYSIRVDEVKSLIRRLCQRSEGGDQFDQAVDMKSTFFELTLNVMMRMIAGKRYYGEKVAELEKAKKFKKIVMESFELSGATNIGDFLPVFKWVGSRGLEKRLVVLQGKRDKFMQDLIEEHRRRREGDPASDRERGNTMIDVLLSLQEAEPEYYTDEIIRGMTLVMLSAGTDTSAGTMEWTLSLLLNNPKILVKAQAEIDNLVGQSRLIEESDIAKLPYLCDIINETLRMYPAAALLPPHESSNECTVGGYHVPHGTLLLVNAWAIHNDPNIWEEPRKFNPERFQDLEAERKDGIMLLPFGVGRRGCPGEGFAMRIVGLALGSLIQCFEWRRVGKEMVDMSEGGGLTMPKAQPLLAMCRPRSTMVNFLSQL; from the exons ATGGAAATCCCATTCTACCACTACATtttggtctttcttttcttgtatttCCTTACCAAACATTTGGTCCAAAAAAGCAGAAGGCTTCCACCAAGCCCTGCACTTTCCCTGCCCATTATCGGCCACCTCTATCTCTTTAAAAAGCCCCTCCATCGAACCCTGGCTAAGCTTGCTAACCAGTATGGTCCAGTGCTATTCATGAGGTTGGGCTCCCGCCCTGCTATCATTGTCTCTTCCCCAACTCTCGCGGAGGAATGCTTCACCAAAAATGACATTGTTTTTGCAAACCGCCCCCGCCTCCTCGCCGGAAAACACCTTGGTTACAATTACACCACCCTTGCTTGGGCCCCATATGGCCACCACTGGCGCAACTTAAGGCGCATAGCTTCTCTTGAACTTTTGTCGTCCAATCGTCTTCAGATGTTCTACAGCATACGTGTTGACGAGGTTAAATCGTTGATCCGTAGACTTTGTCAACGCTCAGAAGGGGGTGATCAGTTTGATCAGGCTGTGGACATGAAGTCAACGTTTTTTGAGCTGACACTCAATGTTATGATGAGGATGATCGCAGGAAAGCGGTATTATGGAGAGAAAGTGGCAGAATTGGAAAAGGCAAAGAAGTTTAAGAAAATTGTAATGGAGAGCTTTGAGCTGAGTGGGGCTACAAATATAGGAGATTTTCTGCCGGTTTTTAAGTGGGTTGGATCGAGAGGACTTGAGAAAAGGTTGGTGGTGTTGCAGGGGAAGAGGGATAAATTCATGCAGGATTTGATTGAAGAACATCGAAGGAGGAGGGAGGGTGATCCTGCTTCTGATCGAGAGAGGGGGAACACCATGATTGACGTCCTATTGTCACTTCAAGAAGCTGAACCTGAATATTATACGGATGAAATCATCAGAGGCATGACGCTT GTCATGTTATCAGCAGGGACCGACACTTCTGCTGGAACGATGGAGTGGACATTGTCACTTTTGTTAAACAACCCAAAGATCCTTGTGAAAGCCCAAGCTGAAATTGACAATCTCGTTGGACAGAGCAGGCTAATTGAAGAATCAGACATTGCAAAACTTCCCTATCTTTGTGACATTATAAATGAGACGCTCAGGATGTACCCAGCCGCCGCACTACTGCCACCTCACGAGTCTTCAAATGAGTGTACTGTTGGAGGGTACCATGTTCCACACGGCACACTACTATTAGTAAATGCGTGGGCCATACATAATGATCCTAATATATGGGAAGAACCTAGAAAATTTAACCCAGAGAGATTCCAAGATCTTGAAGCAGAAAGGAAAGATGGGATAATGTTGTTGCCGTTTGGAGTAGGGAGAAGAGGTTGTCCTGGGGAGGGCTTTGCCATGCGAATAGTTGGGCTGGCGTTAGGATCATTGATTCAATGTTTTGAGTGGAGAAGAGTTGGAAAAGAGATGGTGGACATGAGTGAAGGGGGAGGGCTCACCATGCCTAAAGCTCAACCCTTATTAGCCATGTGTAGGCCACGTTCCACCATGGTAAATTTTCTTTCCCAACTCTGA
- the LOC132184200 gene encoding cytochrome c oxidase subunit 6b-1 isoform X2, with amino-acid sequence MAEAQSEKTPTLSEGEEKPDVGTKSVEVKEVENPVNTASEEVVPDKAEGSPVAEESTEVTPVTTEDSSEVTPTATESTEADSAAVENSNEAAAEASSENSEEESAGDQEAAEEPEIKLETAPADFRFPTTNQTRHCFTRYIEYHRCIAAKGDDAPECDKFAKYYRALCPGEWVDRWNEQRENGAFPGPL; translated from the exons ATGGCGGAGGCCCAGAGCGAGAAAACCCCAACCCTATCTGAG GGGGAGGAGAAGCCAGATGTGGGTACTAAATCTGTGGAAGTAAAAGAGGTTGAGAACCCAGTAAATACTGCCTCTGAGGAAGTTGTCCCCGACAAAGCTGAGGGTTCGCCTGTTGCTGAAGAAAGCACTGAAGTTACCCCAGTTACCACTGAAGATAGCAGTGAAGTCACCCCTACTGCCACTGAGAGCACTGAAGCCGATTCTGCTGCTGTTGAAAACAGTAATGAAGCTGCTGCTGAAGCAAGCAGTGAAAATTCTGAAGAGGAGAGTGCTGGTGATCAAGAAGCTGCTGAAGAGCCGGAGATCAAG CTTGAGACAGCACCTGCAGATTTCCGCTTCCCAACTACAAATCAAACAAGGCATTGCTTTACTCGATACATTGAGTATCATCG gTGCATAGCTGCAAAGGGGGATGATGCCCCAGAGTGTGATAAGTTTGCAAAGTACTATCGTGCTCTTTGCCCTGGTGAATGG GTTGACAGATGGAATGAGCAAAGGGAGAACGGAGCGTTTCCAGGTCCTCTGTAG
- the LOC132184200 gene encoding cytochrome c oxidase subunit 6b-1 isoform X1 has protein sequence MAEAQSEKTPTLSEQYLLKGEEKPDVGTKSVEVKEVENPVNTASEEVVPDKAEGSPVAEESTEVTPVTTEDSSEVTPTATESTEADSAAVENSNEAAAEASSENSEEESAGDQEAAEEPEIKLETAPADFRFPTTNQTRHCFTRYIEYHRCIAAKGDDAPECDKFAKYYRALCPGEWVDRWNEQRENGAFPGPL, from the exons ATGGCGGAGGCCCAGAGCGAGAAAACCCCAACCCTATCTGAG CAATATTTGTTAAAGGGGGAGGAGAAGCCAGATGTGGGTACTAAATCTGTGGAAGTAAAAGAGGTTGAGAACCCAGTAAATACTGCCTCTGAGGAAGTTGTCCCCGACAAAGCTGAGGGTTCGCCTGTTGCTGAAGAAAGCACTGAAGTTACCCCAGTTACCACTGAAGATAGCAGTGAAGTCACCCCTACTGCCACTGAGAGCACTGAAGCCGATTCTGCTGCTGTTGAAAACAGTAATGAAGCTGCTGCTGAAGCAAGCAGTGAAAATTCTGAAGAGGAGAGTGCTGGTGATCAAGAAGCTGCTGAAGAGCCGGAGATCAAG CTTGAGACAGCACCTGCAGATTTCCGCTTCCCAACTACAAATCAAACAAGGCATTGCTTTACTCGATACATTGAGTATCATCG gTGCATAGCTGCAAAGGGGGATGATGCCCCAGAGTGTGATAAGTTTGCAAAGTACTATCGTGCTCTTTGCCCTGGTGAATGG GTTGACAGATGGAATGAGCAAAGGGAGAACGGAGCGTTTCCAGGTCCTCTGTAG